The Podarcis muralis chromosome 14, rPodMur119.hap1.1, whole genome shotgun sequence nucleotide sequence gaaAAGCTGCCAAAAAGGTCAGCAACtgtggaaaatggggggggggggagagagagaccaccagagggatctttgcaccatggtgccAGATgtgctttttaatatatatatatatatatatatatatatatatatatatataattagttgaatataagaacaacatataatcaaatacaagcaataaaatacagtttaccctaacaacccccctcccaaaaaaaacccagcccCAACAACATCCAGGTAATTACATTAGTAATCTAATCAAATGAAAAATTATTTCTACAGTTGCTGGTTTAAAAAATATCATTCCACATGCTCCCATATGTCTCAGGTGgtttaaatgcatgttctttcTTTGATGTGTATGTAATAAAGGAGGACCACGTTatgtaaaagttatgtagtttctCACGTTGGTTTCTTTCACGTACCCTTTCTGTTAACTTTTCCATCAAAATGAACTCCCAGACATAAGAATACCAAACTTCATATAGGTTCACATTTAATGTCCTCCAGTGTCGAGCAACAGCAAGACGTGCTGCAGTTATAAGATGCACAGTTAAGTCTTTGTCTCTAAGATTTTGTGCTTCATCTGCAACTATAGAAAGCAATGCTATTTTGGGATCTAAATTGATCAATTGATATGTAATTTGTTCCATTTGCCGGAtatacttaagacggccctggtccccatcctgcactcagctctcacctgcggctcaTAGAAACTGTTGGCATGAGACAGCAGCCACATCCTGCAAACACCTTCGACTGGTCAGCTAAACCAGGTAGCTGATGGGCCTCAAGCCCTTGGTGAGTTGGGAACTTTCCCTGCatatgaagacaggctctggaagactgagtggacaagaccaggagtgggtccaacagtcaagaaggcggttttcGCACGTTCTGTAGAAGGAAGGGCTGGACAcatggggctcgtccacctgggaaggtagccagggccagattgaggtttgatgaggccctaagctactgaaggtgatggggccctttctatgtcctttgccaacaacaaattgttgctgttttttgtgttgaatatatgctatactgtaatttatggacctaataggtatcttagggactcgggtggcgctgtgggttaaaccacagagcctaggacttgccaatcagaaggttggcggttcaaatccccacgacggggtgagctcccgtttctcggtccctgctcctgccaacctagcagttcgaaagcatgtcaaagtgcaagtagataaataggtaccgctctggcgggaaggtaaacggcgtttccgtgtgctgctctagttcaccagaagcggcttagtcatgctggtcacatgacccagaagctgtacgccagctccctcgaccaataaagcgagatgagcgccacaaccccaggacctaatggtcaggggtccctttaccttcacctttaataGGTATcttaagccatttgcacataacaaaatatcaaaataataGTTCAACTGAATTGTTGAattggggggcaagagagtggggccctaagctatagctcaggggtccccaaactaaggtccgcagccggataaggcccaagggactcgtttatctggccTGCAGCGATCCCCACTGCCGCCGTCCGCTCTTACCGGTGCCGCGCTGCGTGGCAGCCcacttctgggttggaggagcaccggaaatagcttgtgcacatacacaagcgttatttccagtgcacatccagGTCGGAGGAGGCACGTGCACGTGCACATGCGcaaaagctatttctggtgctcctccgacccagaggTGTGCTGGAAATAGCATGTGCACACGCGTATGAGCACatgctcccccaccctccagcccacTGCGCGATCGGCACTAGAGACACCAGCCCGAGGCACGgtcagtttgctgacccctgctatagcttgtttagcttatacgtaaatccggcactgatagCCCATCTaggggaaggaaaactctgagcctaaacctccattgccttgtgggtatctttgggagaagaacaggctatggagtaaaccctacacaaatccaagttgcctccttctggcaactcctcctgcccagctggtgccaaaggtctttctctgcttttctttgaaccagtgaggccaagaggctggggggtcttgttgtctgggtagCCCAAGCcccccagacacactgcccaggattGTGCCCCGAGGAAGTCACCTGAGTGATGCTAACGCAgcgttttgacttcacccctggaggctgaCTCCATTGTCTCTTAGGGCAAACGGATGCCAACAGCAACACAATTATATGCTCCTGTTTGCTTGTCTGGCTATTTAAAAGGATAAGTTTTCCTTCTTGTGCCCTGGTTAATTCTCTTCCTGCTTAATTCTCTTTCCTTGTCTATTTTGGCACCTGTGCCACCCAAACCAACTGTTCCCCGGCTCCCACGTGCGCTTTACCATGTGCTTTAGTAAATctgcactccccacccccaattcttccccccccccccaatgaacagAAACgtttttgtttggttggttttccaaacatttcaggagagaAATAAAAGTTTCTCCATCCTTAGAAAGCTGAGCAGCAACAGCGCAAAACTGTGCCCTTTATCTCCCTGCGGTGGACAAACTAGGTATTGCAGCGCATGGACCAAGCcaagcttttgccaacctggcaaTGTTGTGAGTTAGTATAATCCAAGACGTCTGAAGGCTGCCAGGTTGGATAAAGCCTGTCCTGAATGATATCTCTTCTCAGGATATAGTCATGATCATCATCTTTCCTTAGCACACACCAGAAACTGTGGGGATAGATTTCTCAAACCGTACGGACATCATCCTCTCTGCCTTGCCATTTTCTTTCAGCAAGCTGTAAAAAATTATACCTGAAGAAAAGCAGCGCTTTACCTTGgggctaaaaataataattaataacattGCCATTAACGTAAGcattcttttaaaatgtgctgaagTGCATTtttagtattgttattattaattgcatttttatcttttcttcctccaaaagaagtacaacaaccctgtgaggtaggtcaggcagaGAGGCACTGTCTGGCCTGGGATTGGTGAAGGAGTGGGTGATTTGAACTCAGCTctctttgccgatcagaaggtcggtggttcgaatccccgcgacggggtgagctcctgttgctcagtccctgctcctgccaacctagcagttggaaagcacctcaaagtgcaagtagataaataggtagcgctccggcaggaaggtaaacagcgtttctgtgcgctgctctggttcaccagaagcgccttagtcatgctggccacatgacccggaagctgtatgccggctccctcggccagtaaagcgagatgagcgccgcaaccccagagtcgtccacgactggacctaatggtcaggggtccctttacctttacctccctacTTCAGCACATTGCTTTGGTTTCTTCCTTACGAAGACATTTTCATGaaatgagggagggaggaggcaggaaaACACCCTCCAACCTTTCTGTTCACACATATATTTTCAGGTGGCTGCTAAGGGGGTGACCTTGGTTTGCGAATGGCCCCATAACAAATAAAGTGGCATGCCTTGAAACTTTCAGCACCGCTTCCTGCAATGTCTCGCCAGGGGTAGGCGCTGTTCCTAATTCTAGATTACAACTGTCAAGGAGAATATGGATGGAGAGGAGCCTTTCTGAAAGGTAGCCCTGTACAGAGAGGCTTTTAATatctgatattttattatgcttttctatttgttggaagccatccagagtgattGGCGTAATCcaatcagatgggtagggtacatttgtttgtttgtttgtttgtttgtttgtttgtttgtttattctccCATGCTAGGACTTAGTGGGGTCCTGCAAGGGAACCAAAAAGTGGGCTGTTCAGAACAGGCAAAAGAGATTTTCTGCACTTAGCTGACCCCCACTGGTGCAAAAGATGCAGAGATGGCCATTAACTTAgaaggctgatttattgtccaaggttgttccaAAGGATCAACACTGCACCTATGTACAGAACCtgggtttgtactgagattgtactgacacactgcccagtggtgttcacagaaagggggaggatgttagtttctatgtgttgccactgtgcagtgttctggagtcacaagactctgttttgcattccagagattcctgaCTGTTGGAAatctcacggaagacaggagaaGGATGTGACGTTActagtttcctgttcctttgtgttttttcagttgctctctgctttcacagagagagcatgcttgtttcttttctgtctgtgtaGCTAGAAAGCAAAACCTTGTGATGTAgctcataaatctcatcacttctgctgctttgaaactctgctgaatgggaacgtgcttggagccttatcagaggctcaggtcgttaattatcgtTGGAGGACTCACCGGAGGAGTCACTCGGTCATAGCGGAGATTCTGACAGCAGGGAGTGGaggagctatcaatggctactagccacgaggGCCGTATTGCCTATGGGGTCAGAAGTGGCATATCTCTGGGTGCCGGTTGCTGCGAGTCACGAGTGGGGATGGGGCTATTTgcactcacatcctgcttgcagccttcccAAAGATCCCTGGTTGACTAGAGGATgttgcctttggcctgattcggCCGCCAGGCTCTCCTGATGTTCTTAAGCAAAGAGGTGTACGCAGGAGCAGGAATGGTTTGCTCCCAGAGGGAGTTTGAAAGGAGTGTGtttaagacatgggtaggcaaactaaggcccaggggttgGATCtggccaatcgccttctcaatccggcccgcagacggttcgggaaccagcgtgtttttacatgagtagaatgtgtccttttatttaaaatgcatctctgggttatttgtggggcataggaattcattcatatttcccccccaaaatatagtccagcccccacaaggtctgagggacagtggaccggccccctgatgaaaaagtttgctgacccctgatttaagagGTGGAACTGGAATTGATTCTAACCAGCAACAATGCTGATTATGACAGCGGTTTCTTCATCCCCGTCCGCCCCACTCATTCCAACACACTCACCTGTATCCTAATGCTGATCAAGACTTTTTTTTCTCTCCACTCCGTCAAGTGCTTTGGAACAGCACCTCTTATTTTGCAAATGAGAAGGAGAGAGTCTTATTTATTAATGCAGAGAGCAAGAGTCAGCCAGCTGGCAGCCAATGAGCGAGTTGATGACTTAGAAGATGCCCTTCTGGAATTTGCCAGCTTTATAACAGCCTCTTAGCTGCTGTtacctgccattttttaaaaaatccttttaaaaaaatccacaggGACTTGTAGGATGCAGTGCACCCCCTGAAAAAGACTTCTTTAAAGTTGTTATTCTTTTTTTTCACCAGGAATgtaacagcagcaataaaaagtCAACTTCTACTCCCATTTTCCAGACAAGAAAACTGAGTTCAAGAGATAGTGTTTTGCCCATAGTTCATCCAGGACTAGGGTGAGATTTAAACCCTGAACTCGCAAAGCCATCTAAACCTATCGTTGCAGATTTACAGCTGTGGTTATCCAGCGGCaacacactctgcacatgctcaagggaTGCTTTTCACTTGTTCTGGGGCTGCTTCTAAAAttcatgggttttttaaaaaaacacacaccttttgAGCAAACATCCacactagacatttaaagcactactgtGCCTCTTTAACCATCATAGAGAACTCCCTAGAGACTGTAGCTTTTATAGAGTGCtaggaattgtatctctgtgaggtcagcaccctcaacaaactaaaGTCCCCAGGATTTTCCATGTGTGTTTGGCTGTGCACACACGACCGGCTTAAAACACACATaagtcattctttttctcaatctAGATGGaagctgtggaggcaaagcatggcACATAtcgtggttagtagccattgacagctctATCATTCATGTGTTTGtccaatcctgttttaaagccgTCCAAACTGGCGCCCATCCCTGCCTccagtggaagtgagttccatagtttaactcaaCTCTGCATGAAGAAATACGTCAGAATCTGCCAGTGTTCGGATTCCTTGGATGTGTCGCCAGAGCCTTccagagctttaaatgtatggtgtggatgcgcCAGGGCTCAGTTTTATCCCTTGCAgagaggggggggcgggaagccCTCCTGGAAGTTCCCCCTGCTGGGGAGGTTTGCCAAGGCCTGCAGTTTTTGAGAAGTCAAGGAAGGAAAATATAGATGCCAAGCTTGGAGAGTTTGCAGGCTTGCAAACAGTGCAGGAAAAAATGACGCTGTCTCTCTCCAACTGAAAAACAGCCGAAATTAGGCTGCCCCCCTGTGGATGCTTACTTGAGAGGAAACCTCGCTGTCcccagcagggcttacttctgaagaaACGCGCTCTGCATTAGGCATAAATGGCATTTGTTCGCTCTTGCACCTAGGCGTGTTGTGGACCCTCGCCTCTCCCTTGCTCCCCTTCCTCCTTATGTGCGTGCCCCGGTTTGAGACTGGAAGCTCCTCGGGGCGAAGACCCTCCCCgaccctcttcttcttcctcctcctcctgcctgtcTGGCTCTTTCAATTATGTAGCCAGCTCGCTGGCAAGCCAACGACCTCGCTCCCCCATATATCAAACGCCCGAGCTCAGGGGGAGAGCCTCTGCCTGGCACGCCGAGCgctccaggttcaacccccaggaCAGACCCCCGCATGATATCCTACAGAGCTCCTGCCAGCCCGTGTCTGCCATAGATGGACCCACTGGTCCGACTCCGCAGAAGCCACCTTCCGATGCTCCCCCTGAGCAaacctatctgaaaccctggagagccgttGCCAGCCAGTGTCGACAATATTGAGCAGGATGGACCTAGCAGGTCACTTTCCTATGTTCCCCGGAGCAATCCTATCTGAAACCCCGgggagcctctgccagccagtgtcgacAACACTGGGTTCGACGAGCCCAGTGTTCTGACTCAGCAGAAGCCACCGTCCTCTGCCTCTGCCCAGAGCCGTCCAAAACCGGTCCCGACTTCTCCCTGCGGAGCCGCTTTGCGCACCCGGGCGAAGCCCAGCCCCTCTCTCGGCGcgccctcccttctctcccccgaAGGGGCGGGCCGGCTGCGCTCCGCGGCTATATAAGCAGGCGCGGCGCTTGAGTTTACTCCAACAGATCCCAGCCTCTCCGTGCGCTCCTTGCTGGACCTGGGAAGCCGCTGCCAGCCTGCCGTCTCCGCCGCCTCTCGCCTCTCCGCCGCGGCTCCCGCTCCTCGCCTCCCGATGCGCCTGGCCGAGATGATCAAGAAAATGGGTCCCAGCGATTCGGAGCTCAATATCCCGGCCAAGAACTGCTACCGGATGGTCATTCTAGGCTCGTCCAAAGTGGGCAAGACGGCCATCGTCTCCCGCTTCCTCACCGGCCGCTTCGACGACCAATACACGCCCACCATCGAGGACTTCCACCGCAAGTTCTACAGCATCCGCGGGGAAGTTTACCAGCTCGACATCCTCGACACGTCGGGGAACCACCCGTTCCCGGCCATGAGACGCCTCTCCATCCTCACAGGTGAGAGGCAGGAACGGGGAACACGCGCGCCGAAGGGGGCGAGAGGGGCTTGGGGTTGGCTGCTGCAGGCGGAGCGCATCAGCGCATCTCAGAAAAACCAATACCCCCCGTTGTTATTACTATTAATCTTAGAATTAGTAATAGTATTAGTAGCTCCTCTCTCGGTTTGCCGGCTGTTTTCCAAATTGTGCAGATGTTTTAGCTGACGGCATTGCCTTGCGAGCCATCCATCCCCAAAATACGACGCTGTTGTTTTGGAAATGGTTTGGGAATTTGCCGCTCCTGGTCTGTAAACTCATGAACCAGGCTCAGCGGATTTGCTGGTGTTTCAAACACCTGTTGATAAAGGCTGAAGtgcggagagaaagagagagagagagaagaaactagCGCGGGAAGCAAAAGCGTCCCTCAGGCAGGGTTGTCTTACTGCCTTTTGCAGTCGGAATGGCATTTCAGTGCTGCCGATGCCCTTTGGAATCAATGTGCATGCAGCCGAAatgcttactcggaagtaaaaGTCGCAgtgtgttcagtggggtttactcctggGTAAATGTGCATGAAGATTGCAGCCACCCAAGTGCTTTGCTTTATTCCTGTCATCGCTGCTTATTTAATGAACGGGGCAGTTTGCAAAACCAAAATCCAAAACCTTTGCAATTTTGCAACAACAGTATCCAAAAACCTTTGCAACTCCCGAGTTCCTTAAAAATTGAGCAATGCAAGTTTGAGCTCTTAGCTTTTATTATCTGCACAGGTTACATTGCAACTTACTTCTGGCTTTTGCAATCAGTGCCAGAGCAATCTTTTGAAAAGAGAGCAAAGGGGAAACGGGAAGGG carries:
- the RASD1 gene encoding dexamethasone-induced Ras-related protein 1 isoform X2 codes for the protein MRLAEMIKKMGPSDSELNIPAKNCYRMVILGSSKVGKTAIVSRFLTGRFDDQYTPTIEDFHRKFYSIRGEVYQLDILDTSGNHPFPAMRRLSILTDPGDQVLPEEQNQGEHRCSPGHLREQRRPRLLPRGWPPRDRAAGGARPQKMCLLRDLCQEE